In a single window of the Mucilaginibacter defluvii genome:
- a CDS encoding alpha-E domain-containing protein translates to MLSRVAASFYWLSRYIERSDGILRMLKINYASSQDAIQEFTWEPVVRIFAGLDDEEAQKLENDTRAVLKYMVTGKTNPNSILNIITHARENARSVQEHITKDLWQCLNEYYHAVKDSRLERALQREDPIGVLDVLIKQIMLYYGTVEITMERGEGRSFMNIGKYLERAIQSVDILDMKFVSINDNPDLLTDTSYWKHLLLSLGGYELYLKTYREGFEAENVLEQVVLNNDFPRSVIYSVNNIQRYFDRLKNDNNLENFREMSFQIGRLQSRIKYNSVRSIRQEGLHSFLSQIRGELYGIGNAMNEYYFANA, encoded by the coding sequence ATGTTAAGCAGAGTAGCAGCAAGTTTTTATTGGTTAAGCAGGTATATTGAGCGTAGCGATGGTATTTTACGTATGCTCAAAATTAATTACGCTTCATCGCAGGATGCCATTCAGGAATTTACCTGGGAGCCGGTGGTACGCATTTTTGCCGGCCTGGATGACGAGGAAGCGCAGAAACTGGAAAATGACACCCGAGCCGTATTAAAATATATGGTTACGGGCAAAACCAACCCGAACAGCATCCTCAACATTATTACGCATGCCCGTGAGAACGCCCGCAGTGTGCAGGAGCACATTACCAAGGATTTATGGCAATGCCTGAACGAGTATTACCATGCCGTTAAGGATAGCCGGCTGGAAAGGGCTTTGCAACGCGAGGACCCTATAGGCGTACTTGATGTGCTGATCAAGCAGATTATGCTTTACTACGGCACCGTAGAGATCACGATGGAACGCGGCGAGGGCCGCAGCTTTATGAACATAGGCAAATACCTGGAGCGTGCCATACAATCGGTAGATATACTGGATATGAAATTCGTTTCAATCAATGACAATCCCGACCTGTTAACCGATACCAGCTATTGGAAACACCTTTTGCTTTCGTTAGGCGGGTACGAACTTTACCTGAAGACCTATCGCGAGGGCTTCGAGGCTGAAAATGTGCTGGAGCAAGTAGTACTGAATAATGACTTCCCGCGCTCGGTTATTTATTCAGTTAATAACATACAACGTTATTTTGACCGGTTGAAGAATGACAACAATCTCGAAAATTTTCGTGAGATGTCTTTCCAGATCGGCCGCTTGCAGAGCCGCATTAAATACAATTCGGTACGCAGCATCCGGCAGGAAGGGCTGCACTCCTTTTTAAGCCAGATACGCGGCGAGCTCTATGGCATCGGCAACGCCATGAACGAGTATTACTTTGCCAACGCTTAA
- a CDS encoding fumarate reductase/succinate dehydrogenase flavoprotein subunit: MILDAKIPHGPLAEKWSKHKFNLKLVNPANKRKYNIIVVGTGLAGASAAATLAELGYNVTAFCFQDSPRRAHSIAAQGGINAAKNYQNDGDSVYRLFYDTIKGGDYRAREANVHRLAEVSVNIIDQCVAQGVPFAREYGGLLDNRSFGGAQVSRTFYARGQTGQQLLLGAYSALNRQIHNGKVKMYTRHEMLDVVVVDGQAKGIVTRNLKTGEIDTHAGHAVLLCTGGYSNVFFLSTNAIGSNVTAAWRAHKRGAYFANPCYTQIHPTCIPVSGDHQSKLTLMSESLRNDGRVWAPKTVEIAEQLRSGKIKASDVKEDDRDYFLERKYPAFGNLVPRDVASRNAKEMADEGKGVGTSGFAVFLDFADAIKRLGQETVAAKYGNLFDMYAQITAEDPYTQPMRIYPAVHYTMGGLWVDYNLSTTVPGLYALGECNFSDHGANRLGASALMQGLSDGYFVIPYTLGDYLATIGPKPVDKSHPAFEQTKQDVLAYINKLLSLKGNKTVVEYHRELGHIMWEYCGMARTEEGLTKAKGLIQALKADFWKNAIVTGENEEINAALERAGRVADFIELGELMIDDALMRRESCGGHFRLESQTEEGEALRDDENFAFAAAWEFKGENQPEELHKEELIFENVKLTQRSYK, translated from the coding sequence ATGATTTTAGATGCTAAGATTCCCCATGGCCCGCTGGCCGAAAAATGGAGCAAGCATAAATTTAACCTGAAGCTGGTTAATCCGGCCAACAAGCGTAAGTACAATATTATAGTTGTAGGTACCGGTTTGGCAGGCGCATCGGCAGCGGCTACATTGGCCGAACTGGGCTATAACGTTACCGCGTTTTGCTTTCAGGATAGCCCCCGCCGTGCACACTCCATTGCTGCGCAGGGTGGTATAAACGCGGCTAAAAATTACCAGAACGACGGTGACAGTGTTTACCGTTTATTTTACGATACTATCAAGGGTGGCGACTACCGTGCCCGTGAAGCTAATGTTCACCGTTTGGCCGAGGTATCAGTAAATATTATTGACCAATGCGTGGCACAGGGTGTGCCTTTTGCCCGCGAATACGGTGGTTTGCTGGATAACCGTTCATTTGGTGGCGCGCAGGTATCACGTACCTTCTACGCCCGCGGCCAAACGGGGCAGCAATTACTTTTAGGCGCCTATTCAGCGCTCAACCGCCAAATACATAATGGCAAGGTTAAAATGTATACCCGCCACGAAATGCTTGACGTGGTTGTTGTTGACGGCCAGGCCAAAGGCATTGTTACCCGTAACCTTAAAACCGGTGAAATTGATACCCATGCCGGCCATGCGGTATTATTATGTACCGGTGGTTACAGCAACGTATTTTTCCTTTCAACAAACGCTATCGGTTCAAACGTAACCGCGGCCTGGAGGGCACACAAGCGCGGCGCGTACTTTGCTAACCCATGCTACACGCAAATTCACCCTACCTGTATCCCGGTTAGCGGCGATCACCAGTCAAAGCTTACGCTGATGTCTGAATCATTGCGTAACGACGGACGTGTATGGGCACCTAAGACCGTAGAAATTGCCGAGCAATTACGGTCAGGTAAAATAAAAGCGAGCGATGTTAAGGAAGATGACCGCGATTACTTCCTGGAAAGAAAATACCCGGCATTTGGCAACCTTGTACCGCGAGACGTGGCATCACGTAACGCTAAAGAAATGGCCGATGAAGGCAAAGGTGTAGGCACTTCAGGTTTTGCTGTATTCCTTGATTTTGCCGACGCTATTAAACGTTTAGGCCAGGAAACCGTAGCCGCCAAATACGGTAACCTTTTTGATATGTACGCGCAGATCACTGCTGAAGATCCGTATACTCAACCAATGCGTATTTACCCGGCAGTACACTATACCATGGGCGGCCTTTGGGTTGATTATAACCTGAGTACTACCGTACCTGGTTTATATGCTTTAGGCGAGTGTAATTTCTCTGACCATGGCGCTAACCGCCTTGGTGCTTCAGCTTTGATGCAAGGTTTATCTGACGGTTATTTCGTTATCCCTTATACACTGGGTGATTACCTGGCAACCATCGGCCCGAAACCGGTTGATAAAAGCCACCCCGCATTTGAGCAAACCAAACAGGATGTGCTTGCGTACATAAATAAGCTGCTTTCGCTTAAAGGCAACAAAACCGTGGTTGAATACCACCGTGAACTTGGTCACATTATGTGGGAGTATTGCGGCATGGCGCGCACCGAAGAAGGTTTAACAAAAGCTAAAGGATTGATACAGGCGCTTAAGGCCGATTTCTGGAAGAATGCTATTGTAACCGGCGAAAATGAAGAGATTAACGCCGCGCTTGAAAGAGCCGGCCGTGTAGCTGACTTTATTGAGCTTGGCGAATTGATGATAGACGACGCGTTAATGCGCCGGGAATCATGCGGTGGCCACTTCCGCCTGGAATCGCAAACCGAAGAAGGTGAAGCGCTGCGCGACGACGAAAACTTTGCTTTTGCAGCAGCCTGGGAGTTTAAAGGTGAAAACCAGCCCGAAGAACTGCATAAAGAAGAGTTGATTTTTGAAAATGTTAAGTTAACACAGAGGAGCTATAAGTAA
- a CDS encoding succinate dehydrogenase/fumarate reductase iron-sulfur subunit translates to MSNGNMNLTLKVWRQKNAQTSGKFVTYKAEGISPDMSFLEMLDVVNESLTKKGEEPIYFDHDCREGICGMCSLYINGRPHGPKRAITTCQLHMRSFKDGETITIEPWRAAAFPVVKDLAVDRSAFDRIQQAGGYVSINTGGVPDANEIPIPKVIADEAFNSATCIGCGACVAACKNASAMLFVSAKISQLGMLPQGQPERWSRVQSMVAQMDEEGFGNCTNTGACEAECPKEISLTNIGRMNNDYFSAKLFREERVHDHAE, encoded by the coding sequence ATGAGTAACGGAAATATGAACCTGACGCTTAAAGTTTGGCGCCAAAAAAATGCACAAACCTCAGGTAAGTTTGTGACCTACAAGGCTGAAGGTATTTCGCCAGACATGTCATTCCTTGAAATGCTTGACGTGGTGAACGAAAGCCTTACCAAAAAAGGCGAAGAGCCTATATACTTTGACCATGATTGCCGCGAGGGCATTTGCGGTATGTGCTCGCTGTATATCAACGGCCGTCCGCATGGCCCTAAGCGTGCTATTACTACCTGCCAGCTTCACATGCGCTCGTTTAAAGATGGTGAAACCATTACGATTGAGCCTTGGCGTGCAGCCGCATTCCCGGTGGTTAAGGATTTAGCGGTTGACCGTTCAGCGTTTGACCGTATACAGCAAGCCGGTGGTTATGTATCTATCAACACAGGTGGTGTGCCTGATGCCAACGAGATACCTATCCCTAAAGTAATTGCGGATGAAGCGTTTAATTCAGCAACCTGTATCGGTTGCGGCGCCTGCGTTGCGGCCTGTAAAAATGCTTCGGCTATGTTGTTTGTATCAGCCAAAATTTCGCAGCTGGGCATGTTGCCGCAAGGCCAGCCAGAGCGCTGGAGCCGCGTACAATCAATGGTGGCGCAAATGGACGAAGAAGGTTTTGGTAACTGTACCAATACCGGTGCCTGCGAAGCCGAGTGCCCTAAGGAGATCAGCCTGACCAACATCGGCCGCATGAATAATGATTACTTCAGCGCCAAATTGTTCCGCGAAGAACGCGTGCACGATCATGCAGAATAA
- a CDS encoding succinate dehydrogenase cytochrome b subunit, which yields MSEFKQTFNSSLGKKLIMALTGLFLCTFLIVHLSGNLALFKHDNGQAFNAYANFMTHFPPIRVVSYLLYLSILVHTIYAIILTVNNRKARPIGYASAPKSPVSWSSKNMGLLGSILFLFIVIHMKDFWFKYHQDDFAGKSTHVIPFKEYKTDLVTGKQISARDLPPGDYQYAVFTEGGIETMVAKDLNQTVEVAFKQWWYVAFYVIALGALSFHLLHGFQSAFHTLGWIHRKYKPLIYFIGTWFFAVIIPLGFAAMPVYYFFFG from the coding sequence ATGAGCGAATTTAAACAAACCTTTAACTCGTCGCTGGGCAAGAAGCTGATCATGGCTTTAACAGGCTTGTTTTTGTGTACTTTCCTAATTGTTCACCTAAGCGGTAACCTTGCATTATTTAAGCATGATAACGGCCAGGCATTTAACGCCTATGCCAACTTCATGACGCATTTTCCGCCGATAAGGGTAGTGTCGTACCTGCTATACCTGTCTATCCTGGTGCATACAATTTATGCTATTATTTTAACGGTAAACAACCGTAAAGCCCGCCCAATCGGCTACGCTTCGGCGCCAAAATCACCGGTTTCATGGTCATCAAAAAACATGGGGCTGCTGGGTTCAATCCTATTTCTTTTCATTGTGATACACATGAAAGACTTCTGGTTTAAATACCACCAGGATGATTTCGCCGGTAAAAGCACACACGTTATTCCGTTTAAGGAATACAAAACCGACCTGGTAACCGGCAAACAAATCTCGGCACGCGACCTACCTCCGGGCGATTATCAATACGCTGTATTTACCGAGGGCGGCATTGAAACCATGGTAGCTAAGGATTTGAACCAGACGGTTGAAGTCGCCTTTAAACAATGGTGGTACGTGGCCTTTTATGTAATTGCGTTAGGCGCGTTATCATTCCACCTGCTGCACGGCTTTCAAAGCGCGTTCCATACGCTGGGCTGGATACACCGCAAATACAAACCGTTGATTTACTTTATCGGCACATGGTTTTTCGCGGTGATTATTCCGCTTGGTTTTGCGGCAATGCCCGTTTACTATTTTTTCTTTGGATAA
- a CDS encoding DUF4142 domain-containing protein, which yields MKKLSLVMMMALGAFTFQACQNSGSKDAVETADSLNTNTDTSTSAAATDSGTIADEDSKFSTEAANAGMAEVALSELALKKSTNADVKAFAQSMIKDHSAANEKLKALATTKNITLPAVVGEEEQKVAADLSTKAGAEFDKAYVDQMVKDHDKAVSLFEDGSKNVKDADLKAFATETLPKLKAHKEHIKTIKDKMK from the coding sequence ATGAAAAAACTAAGTTTAGTAATGATGATGGCGCTTGGCGCTTTCACTTTCCAGGCCTGTCAAAATTCGGGCAGCAAAGATGCAGTTGAAACAGCCGACAGTCTGAACACCAATACCGACACCAGCACAAGTGCAGCAGCTACAGATAGCGGTACTATTGCGGATGAAGATTCAAAATTCTCAACCGAAGCGGCTAACGCAGGTATGGCTGAAGTAGCCCTGTCAGAACTGGCATTAAAAAAATCAACCAATGCTGATGTTAAAGCGTTTGCACAATCAATGATCAAAGATCATAGTGCGGCTAATGAAAAACTGAAAGCCCTGGCCACAACCAAAAACATTACATTGCCTGCCGTAGTAGGTGAAGAGGAGCAAAAAGTTGCTGCCGACCTATCAACCAAAGCAGGTGCTGAGTTTGATAAAGCTTATGTAGATCAAATGGTGAAAGACCACGACAAAGCGGTATCATTATTTGAGGATGGTTCAAAGAATGTTAAAGATGCCGATTTGAAAGCTTTTGCTACCGAAACTTTGCCAAAATTGAAAGCTCACAAGGAGCACATCAAAACCATTAAAGATAAAATGAAATAA
- a CDS encoding Gfo/Idh/MocA family oxidoreductase — protein MSSPIVAGLMAFGMSGRVFHAPFLNTSENFRLKAVVERNQKKAHEYYPDIISYNAIDELLNDDEIELIVINTPNYTHYDLAKQALNAGKHVLLEKPAAATTAEVKELFDLARSVNKHLLVYQNRRWDSGFLSVKEVIESGRLGNIVEVHLRFDRYRPAIGPKIFKESKDMAANGISYDLGPHLLDNAIALFGRPISWHKTLGSYREGSQVDDYINLHLIYPNQVNVYLTAGLLIAEHLPAFVVHGTLGSFVKPRTDVQEDQLNAGMMPTDGAYGIEPEGSEGKLVTFDEVGEKVTEMVPSKKGDYKNLFKAVYHTIREGALFPVTEEHIAWQIEILEA, from the coding sequence ATGTCATCACCTATAGTAGCCGGTTTAATGGCTTTCGGCATGTCGGGCAGGGTATTCCACGCGCCGTTTTTAAATACAAGCGAAAACTTCAGGTTGAAAGCCGTAGTTGAGCGTAATCAGAAAAAGGCTCATGAATATTACCCGGATATCATCAGCTACAATGCTATTGACGAGCTGCTTAACGACGACGAAATAGAACTCATTGTAATCAATACACCCAACTATACCCATTACGACTTAGCTAAACAGGCGCTCAATGCAGGCAAACATGTATTGCTCGAGAAACCCGCCGCCGCCACTACGGCCGAGGTTAAGGAGTTGTTTGATTTGGCCCGATCGGTAAATAAGCACTTGTTGGTTTACCAAAACCGCCGCTGGGATAGCGGGTTCCTTTCTGTTAAAGAGGTGATAGAAAGCGGCCGCCTCGGTAATATTGTAGAGGTTCATTTGCGGTTTGACAGGTACCGCCCCGCCATAGGTCCCAAAATTTTCAAAGAAAGTAAGGATATGGCTGCCAATGGAATATCGTATGATCTTGGTCCGCACCTGTTGGATAACGCCATCGCGCTTTTTGGCAGGCCGATAAGCTGGCATAAAACTTTAGGAAGTTACCGCGAAGGTTCGCAGGTGGATGATTATATTAACCTGCATCTCATCTATCCAAACCAGGTAAATGTATACCTAACCGCCGGCTTATTAATAGCCGAGCACTTGCCTGCATTTGTGGTACACGGTACGTTGGGTAGCTTTGTAAAACCGCGCACCGATGTGCAGGAAGATCAGCTGAATGCCGGTATGATGCCAACCGATGGAGCTTATGGCATTGAGCCGGAAGGCAGCGAAGGTAAACTGGTTACGTTTGATGAGGTAGGGGAGAAAGTAACAGAGATGGTGCCATCAAAAAAAGGCGACTATAAAAATTTATTTAAGGCGGTGTATCATACCATACGCGAAGGCGCGTTATTCCCGGTAACAGAGGAGCATATTGCCTGGCAGATTGAGATACTGGAAGCTTAA
- the gcvH gene encoding glycine cleavage system protein GcvH, translated as MEFPAELKYTKDHEWIKIEGDQAIIGITEFAQGELGDIVYVDINTVGQEVAKEEVFGTIEAVKTVSDLFIPVTGTVNEVNAALDSQPELVNSDPYGEGWIVKITPADLADVDGLLSADEYKSLVGA; from the coding sequence ATGGAATTTCCGGCCGAATTAAAATACACTAAGGACCACGAGTGGATCAAAATTGAAGGTGACCAGGCTATTATCGGCATCACCGAATTTGCACAGGGCGAACTGGGCGACATTGTTTATGTTGACATTAACACCGTTGGCCAGGAAGTAGCAAAAGAAGAAGTTTTTGGCACTATTGAGGCGGTTAAAACTGTTTCAGACTTGTTTATCCCGGTTACGGGTACGGTTAATGAGGTTAACGCTGCGCTGGATAGCCAGCCTGAACTGGTTAACTCTGATCCGTATGGAGAAGGCTGGATCGTTAAGATTACGCCGGCCGACCTTGCTGATGTTGACGGGCTTTTATCAGCCGATGAATATAAAAGCTTAGTAGGCGCTTAA
- a CDS encoding DUF4397 domain-containing protein has translation MKMFNQLRNAKILSLSCVILAAVSFTSCDKNDDENVDTDSASVRITNAVEGSLSQEVYVGGTKLNTSAVAYGETSNYIQTASGDNKTVQFRNVGSSSANVSFNVDLDDDKYYSLYYAGNADAKTYVVAEDDRKAPTAGKAKVRFIHLASAVQSNVDLGVSATSKLFTDVAYKAVTTYKEVDANTKMYLYAAGQANAVLDLDTKVQAGKIYTIYVSGSTALTLRYRVIAEN, from the coding sequence ATGAAAATGTTTAATCAACTACGAAACGCTAAAATCCTTTCACTGTCGTGTGTAATACTTGCAGCTGTGTCATTCACCTCATGCGATAAAAATGACGACGAGAATGTGGACACCGACAGCGCATCTGTACGTATAACCAATGCGGTTGAGGGTTCGCTTTCGCAAGAGGTTTATGTTGGTGGTACCAAACTGAACACATCGGCTGTAGCCTATGGCGAAACTTCAAACTATATCCAAACTGCATCAGGCGATAACAAAACCGTCCAATTCCGCAACGTAGGTTCATCATCTGCCAACGTATCATTCAACGTTGATCTGGACGACGACAAATATTACAGCTTGTACTATGCCGGCAACGCCGATGCTAAAACTTACGTGGTAGCTGAAGACGACCGCAAAGCGCCAACAGCAGGTAAAGCAAAAGTTCGTTTTATCCACCTGGCATCAGCTGTACAAAGCAATGTTGATTTAGGTGTAAGCGCTACCAGTAAACTTTTTACTGATGTAGCTTACAAAGCTGTAACAACTTATAAAGAAGTTGACGCGAATACCAAAATGTACTTGTACGCTGCCGGTCAGGCCAATGCCGTACTTGATTTGGATACTAAAGTACAAGCCGGTAAAATCTATACCATTTACGTGTCAGGCTCAACCGCGCTTACTTTACGCTACCGTGTAATTGCTGAAAACTAA
- a CDS encoding circularly permuted type 2 ATP-grasp protein has product MVESTYFNKYNPINGVWDEMYGENSSVRDHYRKVIDYISRESADDLNKKEDLAKRLFMSQGITFTVYNSGEGIEKIFPFDIIPRIITAQEWAFVERGIKQRLTALNLFLKDVYSNQFIIKDGIIPIDIIYSCPHFLREMYNLQVPHDIYIHISGIDLIRDYDGTFYVLEDNLRTPSGVSYMLENREITKRLFPDLLPQCGVRSVTEYPSILYKNLLALSPRQIHNPTIVLLSPGIYNSAYFEHTTLARLMGVELVEGRDLVVNNHKVYMKTTIGLQQVDVIYRRVDDDYLDPLVFNPASMLGVAGIMGAYRKGNVAIVNAIGNGVADDKAVYAYVPQMIKYYLNEEPILKNVPTYQLGDRDEREHVFKNINKMVVKRTNGSGGYGMLMGHASTEQEIDEYKQEIIKNPRDFIAQPTINLSAAPCYMQGELTPRRIDLRPYALYGPDGIEIVPGGLTRVALKEGSLVVNSSQGGGSKDTWVLS; this is encoded by the coding sequence ATGGTTGAATCAACTTATTTTAATAAATACAATCCCATAAATGGCGTTTGGGACGAGATGTACGGCGAAAATTCAAGTGTCAGAGATCACTATCGCAAGGTAATCGACTACATTTCGCGTGAATCCGCTGATGATCTGAATAAAAAAGAAGACCTGGCCAAACGCCTTTTTATGAGCCAGGGTATCACCTTTACGGTTTACAACAGCGGTGAGGGTATTGAAAAGATTTTCCCTTTCGATATTATCCCACGCATTATAACCGCGCAGGAATGGGCCTTTGTTGAGCGCGGCATAAAGCAACGCCTCACCGCCCTTAACCTCTTTTTAAAGGACGTTTACAGTAACCAGTTCATCATCAAAGATGGCATTATCCCGATAGATATCATCTACTCCTGCCCGCATTTTTTACGCGAAATGTATAACCTGCAGGTTCCGCATGATATTTATATTCATATCTCGGGCATCGATCTGATCCGTGATTACGACGGTACTTTTTACGTACTGGAAGATAACCTGCGTACTCCCTCAGGCGTAAGCTATATGCTGGAGAACCGGGAGATCACCAAGCGCTTATTTCCTGATCTGTTGCCGCAATGTGGTGTTCGCAGCGTTACCGAATATCCATCCATATTATACAAAAACCTGCTGGCGCTTTCGCCGCGGCAAATACATAACCCAACCATCGTGCTGTTAAGTCCGGGTATATACAACTCAGCCTACTTTGAGCATACCACCCTTGCACGTTTGATGGGTGTTGAGCTGGTTGAGGGGCGCGATCTGGTGGTAAATAATCATAAAGTATACATGAAAACCACCATCGGCCTGCAGCAGGTAGATGTAATTTATCGCCGCGTGGACGATGATTATCTTGATCCGCTGGTATTTAACCCGGCAAGTATGCTGGGAGTAGCGGGAATTATGGGAGCTTACCGTAAGGGCAATGTGGCTATTGTGAACGCCATTGGTAACGGCGTTGCTGACGACAAGGCCGTTTATGCCTATGTACCGCAAATGATTAAGTATTACCTGAACGAGGAGCCTATACTAAAAAACGTGCCTACCTACCAGTTAGGCGACCGCGATGAGCGCGAACACGTGTTTAAGAACATCAACAAAATGGTGGTAAAACGCACTAACGGCAGCGGTGGCTATGGTATGCTGATGGGCCATGCCTCAACCGAGCAGGAAATTGACGAGTACAAACAGGAGATCATCAAGAATCCACGCGACTTTATTGCCCAGCCTACTATCAACCTGTCGGCAGCGCCATGTTACATGCAGGGCGAACTAACGCCACGGCGCATTGATCTGAGGCCTTATGCATTATATGGCCCGGATGGAATTGAGATAGTGCCCGGCGGTTTAACACGGGTAGCCTTGAAAGAAGGCTCATTGGTAGTAAACAGCTCGCAGGGCGGCGGCAGTAAGGATACATGGGTGTTAAGCTGA
- a CDS encoding transglutaminase family protein, which produces MPEFEIQHTTKYIYEGTVRDSANQIILYPIVDDYQEVIRQEVTITGNPNVDVHTDYFGNRIGSFTYTERHNVMVINSRVLVATKHRTLPVNDIFPSHQWEDLKRLQTVVPYIDFLKQEYFDGLGELQEIVHKERKDDDTPYQIVLRFCQYVFDNFEYIKGVTTVDTKLDQIWKMKQGVCQDFAHILIEMLRILQIPARYVSGYICTNSNGMRGEGATHAWVEAFIPDYGWLGIDPTNNCIANDTHVRLAVGRNFSDCSPVKGIYKGSSNHKLVVTVSVDQEALPDNQHQVIEVPIADQVTEFSKNSYQRYMEMIQMQQQQQQQQQEKQLQQ; this is translated from the coding sequence ATGCCCGAATTTGAGATACAACATACCACCAAATACATTTACGAAGGAACAGTTCGCGACAGCGCGAACCAGATAATCCTCTACCCCATTGTTGATGATTACCAGGAAGTAATTCGCCAGGAAGTCACCATAACCGGAAACCCAAATGTTGATGTGCATACCGACTATTTTGGCAACCGCATAGGTAGCTTTACTTATACCGAGCGGCATAACGTTATGGTGATCAACTCGCGCGTATTGGTGGCCACCAAACACCGCACGCTTCCGGTTAACGATATATTCCCTTCGCACCAGTGGGAAGACCTTAAGCGGCTGCAAACCGTAGTACCCTACATTGATTTTTTAAAGCAGGAATACTTTGATGGCCTTGGCGAACTACAGGAAATTGTACATAAGGAGCGCAAGGATGATGACACCCCGTACCAGATTGTACTGCGCTTTTGCCAGTACGTATTTGATAATTTTGAGTACATCAAAGGTGTAACTACCGTTGATACCAAGCTGGATCAGATCTGGAAAATGAAGCAGGGCGTTTGCCAGGATTTTGCCCATATACTGATAGAGATGCTGCGCATATTACAAATACCTGCGCGCTATGTAAGCGGCTACATATGCACCAACAGCAACGGCATGCGCGGCGAGGGCGCAACCCACGCCTGGGTTGAGGCTTTTATACCTGATTATGGCTGGTTGGGCATCGACCCTACAAACAACTGTATAGCCAATGATACCCATGTACGCTTAGCGGTTGGCCGTAACTTTTCGGACTGTTCACCGGTTAAGGGTATATATAAAGGCTCATCAAACCATAAACTGGTTGTTACCGTATCGGTAGACCAGGAAGCTTTGCCGGATAACCAGCACCAGGTGATTGAAGTCCCTATTGCCGACCAGGTGACCGAATTCAGCAAAAACAGTTACCAACGCTACATGGAAATGATACAAATGCAACAACAACAGCAGCAACAACAGCAGGAAAAACAGTTACAGCAATAA
- a CDS encoding TlpA disulfide reductase family protein: protein MKKLIYAALILVTAIGCIQAKNDKNDNGTESSNTAQAPIRNTEKLAPFKILTTDSTYFSYKDLKPGKPVMLIYFAPDCGHCHDLMKELKPQFKQLAKVQVVLVTWTKYESLKPFYKEFELAKQPNFKVGTEGYDMPVQKYYQIAQTPFTILYDKNGKLVKAFPKAPKADELLAEVKKV from the coding sequence ATGAAAAAACTGATATACGCCGCATTGATACTGGTTACTGCTATCGGATGCATCCAGGCGAAGAATGATAAAAACGATAACGGCACTGAAAGTTCTAACACTGCGCAGGCGCCCATCCGCAATACAGAAAAGCTTGCACCTTTTAAGATACTTACTACCGATAGTACCTATTTCAGTTATAAAGATTTGAAACCCGGTAAGCCGGTTATGCTGATATACTTCGCGCCGGATTGCGGCCACTGCCACGATTTGATGAAGGAGCTTAAGCCCCAGTTTAAACAACTTGCCAAAGTGCAGGTGGTATTAGTTACCTGGACTAAATATGAATCGTTAAAGCCTTTTTACAAAGAGTTTGAACTGGCCAAACAACCTAACTTTAAAGTAGGTACTGAGGGTTACGACATGCCGGTGCAAAAGTATTATCAAATTGCCCAAACGCCTTTTACTATTTTGTATGACAAGAATGGCAAACTGGTTAAAGCCTTCCCTAAAGCGCCAAAGGCGGATGAGCTTTTAGCAGAGGTAAAAAAGGTTTAA
- a CDS encoding four helix bundle protein gives MHNLTELKIWNKAIDLAVEVYKATATFPADERFGLTSQSRRAAVSIPSNIAEGAGRNSNKEFCNFLGIANGSSYELQTQLVISNRLNLIEDDLKDDLLKQIEELQKMNYAFQQRLKQ, from the coding sequence ATGCATAATTTGACTGAATTGAAAATATGGAATAAAGCTATTGATTTAGCTGTAGAGGTATACAAAGCCACTGCTACGTTCCCTGCTGATGAAAGGTTTGGCTTAACAAGCCAATCAAGAAGAGCGGCAGTATCAATTCCATCAAACATTGCCGAAGGTGCCGGTAGAAACTCTAATAAAGAGTTCTGTAATTTTTTAGGTATCGCCAACGGCTCATCTTATGAATTGCAAACTCAGTTAGTTATTTCAAATAGATTAAATTTAATTGAAGATGATTTGAAAGATGATCTGTTAAAACAAATTGAAGAGCTACAGAAAATGAACTATGCTTTTCAACAACGGTTGAAACAGTAA